Part of the Flavobacterium alkalisoli genome is shown below.
TTTGATAAGTTCTGAGTATAATTTTGAATAGTCATCTTCTGACGGAATATCTAGAAATTCCATCTGATATACATATTTTTTATAACGTGTTAAGTAAACTGTGTTTCTAATGACTTGGTCACTATTTTCTGTAGTATAAGTCATTATTAGATATAGGTATTTATTGTTATTAATAATAATTTCTGTAGGTTCGACTAAGATTTTGAAATTATCATAGTAGTCTACTTTTTTTAAACCAGATGTTACTTCTTTTTTAAAAATATCAAAATCATCTATTATGTTTAAAACCATGCTAAATGTCATGTGCGGGTAAATTCTATTATGGGGTTTTATAGAATGTACTAAAGAAACTAGATAACCGTCTTTAAATAAATCATCCTTTTCGGCTTCACTTAATATCGTATCTGGAGGGACTATTGTCACATCATCCCCATTATCGATTACCCATCCTTCAGGAATATCTATTGAAAAGCCAAAAGTTTTACTTTCAAATCTTTCTTGTGCAAATGATAGATTAAAGCAAATAAGTAAGGTGTAAAATATTTTTTGCTTCATATTTTTATTAACCAACTTTAATAGTCTTTACCGCTGCTTCAAATTCTTTAGAACGGTCTTTGCCTTTTATCTCATCGGTAAAATTAAGATGGAAAACATAGTTTTTATATGGTATAACGTAGGTATAAGTACGTATTGTAGTATTCTTACCGTTTACCATCATAGAGTAGGTAGCAATATAATATACGCTCTTTATCCCTGAAATTTCTATTTGTTTAGGCTTCTGTACAAATTTAAAGTCCAGTTGGTATTTCTTTAAGGCTTCAGCATTTTTCTCGGTAGCCTTTAAAAGTTTTTTAGGATCTTTTTCAGAATTGCCGGCTACATTAAACTGCATTTTAGGAGTATAATTACCACCTTCTTTAATAGTTTCCCTGTCATAAAAAAGAGTAAGGAATACAGAACGGCTGTCGTCCAGTATTTTTCTTCTTTCGGCATCACTAACCTCAATATGTGCAGGAAATCCGTCACGATTGTCTTCCCACCATGTTTGCGGAATCTCAATAGTAAACCCGAAAGCCTTGTTGTTGTATATTTTTTGTGCAAAGGCAGAACTTACGCTTAACAGAAGTAAAAGGGCTATTAATGTCTTTTTCATGGCTTAAATTATTTAGTAGCAAACATAATCAAAAAAGGCATCCGATTCCAGATGCCTTTTAATTAAACGATTTTTACAGGGACTTTATTTTCATCTATAGCCACAAAAGTAAATTCTCCTGTTACTGCTTTTTCCCTGCTGTTTTCATACATCTGCTCCACATAAATCTCTACTCTAACCTTAAGGCTGGTTGTACCTACATAAGTAACCTTACCTATAAGTTCTACAATAGTTCCCGCAGGTATGGGCTTTTTAAAGTCGATACGGTCACTGCTAACGGTTACCATACGCTGACGGCTAAAACGTGTTGCGGTTATAAAAGCAACCTCGTCCATTAGATGCATGGCAGTTCCTCCAAATAGCGTATCATAATGGTTTGTAGTGTTAGGAAATACAGCTTTAAATATTCTTGTTTCCGATAGTTTTATTCTTTCTTCAGTTGTCATGTTTATGGAAGTTATTTGTTAAGGCAATAAGTCGCAAAACCAGTATCCGGTTTTGGTGCCGTGATTATCATATTCTCTGTAAATAGTTTCACCAATAGTAAAATCTACTGGTTTTTTAAAGTAAGAGGCGTCAAAGCAAAAGGTATGAAACTCTCCGTTTTCACCACATGGGTCTACATCGTCCGGAAGTTCCTTAATAAAATCATGGTCAATAACACGGCCCACAAATGATTTGTCCAGTTTAGTACCGTTTACACAAACCGTTATGGTTTTAAATCCGGAGTCTATAAATTCAGTGAGCAATTGTTTTGTGTCTTTCTTCCAAAGGGGAAATACCGCTTTAAGGCCAAATGGTTCCAGTTGCTTTTCCCTATAAACTTTAAGATCTTCCAAAAAGATATCTCCAAAAGCAGCCGTAGTATAATTTTGCTCAAGTAATTCATCAACCTTAGCACGCATTATAGCCTCATAATCTTCATTGCTTGGTTGTAACGGGAGTTCTATGGTTGTTATAGGTATACCAATGGCTTCAACCTGTTTTAAAAGAAGTTCTTTTCGTAGTCCGTGCATGCTTACACGATCGTAATGAGAGTTAACCGAAGTTAGCAGGCAGTCTACACTGTAGTTTTTATCCTGTAACAGATAATGTAGTGCAAGCGCACTGTCTTTGCCGCTGCTCCAGTTAAAATAAGTTTTTTGTTTGTTCTCCGTCACTTTTTTGAGTTTATAATGCTTTGCGGAGCAGGGTGAAGGCATGGCACACTTTCTCTTTAAACAAAGATTAGTGCCAGGACATCACTTTAACCGCGAAAGCATAGTCATTATTTAGTAAGGCAGGTCTCCTGGCTCGTACATTTTATCTTCCTTCCCGCACTGGCAGTGGATATTTTGATAAAACTTTTATAGTACTTTACAGTTGCGCGACAGCCCGCGATTTTCACACGGTTCCCTATTAATCTGCGTTAAGCAGAACCTTTTGGCAAATATAAACTAAAAAGGCATCCTTTTTAGGGATGCCTTATATAAAATACTGTAAAGATGTTATTGCCACATTTCTGCTACCTCATTTTTAAGGTAAGCAACAGCTACACTGCTGGGGCTTTGTTTATCAAACAAATCGGTAAGTATAACCTCTCTTAATTTGTTTGCAGAATCTACCTTTTCACTCATACTAGCCTTACGTATCATTTGTATGGTAGCATTTTTAGCAGTAGTAATTATATCCCAGCTTTCAGCCGATATATATATCTGCTGAGTAAGATTGTGCTCATATTCCTGCTCAATTTGTGCAATTACATAATCTTCATAATCAAGTTTGTTTGATGACTGCGGTGCAATTCTTATAAGTAGTTTAGAAGGATTAATCCTTTCAAGAAAAAGCACCAATCTTTCATAAGCCTGTAGCCTTAAAGGCATTGCATGCTTTTGTGCATCTTTGTGTAAAAGGTAACGGCGGCGGCCTTCGTCATTTTTACGTTGTGTGTCAAAAAAATAGTAGGCAACAAATCCTACTATTATAGAAGGTAGTGTATAGGCAAGTACATCAATAAATTTTGTGAAATCCATGTTTAGTAATAGTTTGGTGTAATAGTGTAACGCAGTTTTTTATTATAAAATTGTAAGAGGCGAAAATAATCAAATACTTTTTGTAAGGTAAATTTATTGTGAATAATTTTTAACAAAAAGTAGGGTAGTAGAGATAAATAAGAGGTTTAAATCCCAACCAAAATTCGTTACTTTTGCTCTTTATAAAAGTTATGACGGAAATAGAAAGATATATAAGCCAGTTAAATGAAGCGCAAAGGGCTCCGGTTTTACAGAAAGACGGGCCTATGATTGTAATTGCGGGTGCAGGATCGGGTAAAACAAGGGTGCTTACCATGCGTATTGCTTATCTTATGGCACAGGGAGTGGATGCATTTAATATACTTGCACTTACCTTTACCAATAAGGCTGCCCGTGAGATGAAAAAGCGTATTGCCGACATTGTGGGTAACTCTGAAGCTAAAAACTTATGGATGGGTACCTTTCACTCAATCTTTGCTAAAATACTGCGTTTTGAGGCCGATAAGCTTGGTTATCCGTCAAACTTTACTATTTATGACTCTCAGGACAGTATACGCCTTATAGGTTCTATTATCAAGGAAATGCAGCTTGATAAGGATGTCTATAAACCAAAGCAGGTACTAAGCCGTATTTCTACTTATAAAAACAGCCTTATTACCGTTAAGGCCTATTATAACAACCCTGAACTTCAGGAAGCAGATGCAATGTCTAAAAAACCACGACTTGGCGAAATATACGAGCAGTATGTGGAACGTTGCTTTAAGTCGGGAGCGATGGACTTTGACGATCTTCTGTTACGTACTAACGAGTTGCTTAACCGTTTCCCGGATGTACTGATGAAATATCAGGATCGTTTCCGTTATATACTGGTAGATGAGTATCAGGATACCAATCACTCGCAGTATCTAATTGTAAGGGCGTTATCAGACAGGTTCCAGAATATTTGTGTGGTAGGTGATGATGCACAAAGTATCTATGCTTTTAGGGGGGCTAACATCAACAACATCCTTAACTTCCAAAAGGATTATGATAATGTACAAATGTACCGCCTGGAGCAAAATTACCGTTCGTCACGAAACATTGTAGAGGCAGCAAACTCTATTATAGATAAGAATAAAACCAAGCTTGATAAAGTGGTTTGGACGGCCAATGAGGACGGACCTAAAATTAAAGTGCACCGAAGCCTTACCGATGGTGAGGAAGGCAGGTTTGTAGCCAGTACTATTTTTGAGGAGAAAATGCAACAGCAGCTTAAAAACGGAAGTTTTGCGGTGCTGTACAGAACCAATGCACAATCCAGGGCAATTGAGGATGCTTTGCGTAAACGTGACATTCCTTACAGGATTTACGGAGGATTATCGTTCTATCAAAGAAAAGAGATAAAAGATGTATTAGGCTATTTAAGGCTTGTTATCAATCCTAAAGACGAAGAGGCTCTGGTAAGGGTTATCAACTATCCTGCAAGGGGAATAGGGGGTACGACTATAGAAAAACTTACTGTTGCCGCTAACCACTATAAGCGTTCCATTTTTGAAGTAATGGAAAACATAGACAGGATAGACCTTAGATTAAATGCCGGTACAAAAAACAAGATACAGGATTTTGTAACCATGATTAAGAGCTTCCAGATAATTAATGAGACTCAGGATGCCTTTTATCTGGCAGAACATGTTACCAAGAAAACGGGATTAATACAGGAGCTTAAAAAAGATGCAACTCCCGAGGGTATTGCCCGTATAGAAAATATAGAAGAATTACTAAACGGTATAAGGGACTTTATTGAAGGACAGAAAGAGGTAGACGGAGCACGAGGAGCTTTATCTGAATTCCTTGAAGATGTGGCTCTGGCTACCGATATGGATAAGGACACCGGTGATGATGACAGGGTAGCGCTTATGACTATTCACCTTGCAAAAGGCCTTGAATTCCCTCACGTGTTTATTGTAGGTATGGAGGAAGATTTATTTCCTAGTGCCATGAGTATGAATACACGTAGTGAACTGGAGGAGGAGCGAAGGCTGTTTTATGTGGCGCTTACACGTGCAGAACATCAGGCTTATCTTACCTATGCACAATCGCGTTACAGATGGGGGAAACTGGTTGATAGTGAACCTTCACGATTTATAGAGGAAATTACAGATTCTTTCCTGGAATACCTTACCCCTGTAGAGACTAATTATCGCTACAAACCAATGATAAATAATGATATTTTTGGTGACGTAGATAAATCAAAACTAAGATTAAATAAGCCAACAAATGGTATTCCGCCTAAGTGGGTTACTGATAATGATCCTAAACCGGATAGCGGTATACGCAGGCTTAAGCCTATGTCGAGCGGTTCGGCACCAGCTTCATCAGGACCTGCCATGCCGGACAGTAAACTAGCGGTAGGGAATGTTGTAATGCACGAACGCTTTGGTAAAGGGCAGGTGCTTAATATTGAAGGAGCAGGGCCTGATAAGAAAGCCGAAATTAAATTTGATGTAGGAGGGATTAAAAAACTTTTATTACGTTTTGCAAAACTTGACGTTATAGGATAAGCTTTACATTTAAATTAACGCTTATAATAAATCCCTTTCGTAACTTTAAAGTTCGAAAACTGAAATAGACGACCTATGGCACAGTTCATTAAAATATACCCCGAAAATCCGAATGAGCGAGAAATTGCTAAAGTGATTAAAATACTAAAGGACGGAGGGCTTATAATATATCCTACAGACACAGTTTACGGACTGGGTTGTGATATAACAAACAGCAAGGCACTGGAAAAAATAGCAAGGATAAAAGGTATAAAGCTGGATAAGGCTAATTTTTCTTTCATCTGTAGTGATTTAAGTAACTTATCCGATTATGTTAAACAGATAGACACCAGTACGTTTAAAATATTGAAAAGGTCACTACCGGGCCCTTATACTTTTATCCTTCCAGGCAATAACAATCTGCCTAAGGAATTTAAAAAGAAAAATACGGTAGGTATCCGTATACCTGATAATAACATAGCATTAGAAATTGTACGTCAGTTGGGTAATCCTATAGTTTCAACATCTATTCATGATGATGATGAAATATTGGAGTATTCTACAGATCCCGAACTTATTTTTGAGAAATGGCAAAATCTTGTAGATGCTGTTATTGACGGCGGATATGGTGACAATGTAGCTTCTACAATTATAGACCTTTCGGGAGATGAACCTGAATTGGTTAGGGAAGGTAAGGGAGATCCTGATATCTTTTAAGTAAAAGCATAAAAAAAGCTGCCATTGGCAGCTTTTCTGTTTTGGAATAATATTGTTTAGCTAGTTTGTTGCCGGATCAATATTTTTAGCAGTATTCTCTGCTTTATTTTTCATGTTGTCGGCTATTTCTCCGCCTTTGTGCACTACTTCATCAAATTTTCTGCGTGCACTTTCTTTTACATCTTTGTATTTGTTTCTAAGGTCTTTGCCAAGTTCTTCAGCTTTTTCGCAAGCTCCGTCAAGGTATCCTTTTCTTTTTAACATTACTCCTACTACTGCAAGGGCTGCAACACCGGCTGCAATTCCTAATACTACTTTTTTGTTACTCATAGCTGTTTAATTTATATAATTAATAAAATATTATTTGTTGTCACTTTTCCTGTCTGCTTTTACATCGCTTTTCTCTAATTTAGAGTCGCGTTTTACGTCATCCTTATTATCTAAACTACCTAATGATTTTTGTCTGTCTTTTTGAGGCACAGGCTTAGGGTTTTGGTTAGGCACCATATTTTTAGGAAGTGGATCCTTATCGTGATGTATATTTTGATTTTCCATAATATATGTTTTTAAGACGCTTTACTAAGTTAAGCATTCTGAAACCGCAACTGTATTAACGATGTCTTAAAAACAGGACAAACCTTTGTAGTTTAACGTTTTATTATACGTTAACCTCTAAGGTGTTAAAATGTTTAAGAGAAAAATTCAGGAAAGATATAAGCCTAAAATATGGTATAGGCTTAAAAGGGTATAGCACCCTAAGTGTAAGGTGCTTTAGTAAAATTTAATATGTATAGCGGAACTATACAAAAAGAGGATATTCTTGTTCGTCATCATAGATGTCGCTCTCTTCTTCTTCAAGTTCCATTTGCGCCACAAAATTGTAGACTTTTATAAGTCCGAATCCTGCTAGCATCGCCAGGAAAAATTTTACCAGTTTCATTTCTTTTTGTTTTACAAGGTTAATCTTAATCATTACGTTTTTTTTATTTGATTTTTCTTTTCAAGCATAAAATTACAAATAGTAAATCGAAAGCCCTGTGTCTTTAATAAAACTTTAATATTTAAAGAGTTAATTAGCATTAAGTTATTTTTTTCGTAAACTTATAGATACTTTACCATGGTTATTTTGTCGGCAGGATTCTCTTTCTCAAAAAAGTTTTTTATTATGCCGCACTCCTCAAAACCGAACTTTTCATAAAGCTTTATTCCTCCCGTGTTAGTAGAGTAAACTTCA
Proteins encoded:
- a CDS encoding acyl-CoA thioesterase; the encoded protein is MTTEERIKLSETRIFKAVFPNTTNHYDTLFGGTAMHLMDEVAFITATRFSRQRMVTVSSDRIDFKKPIPAGTIVELIGKVTYVGTTSLKVRVEIYVEQMYENSREKAVTGEFTFVAIDENKVPVKIV
- a CDS encoding adenine nucleotide alpha hydrolase, with protein sequence MTENKQKTYFNWSSGKDSALALHYLLQDKNYSVDCLLTSVNSHYDRVSMHGLRKELLLKQVEAIGIPITTIELPLQPSNEDYEAIMRAKVDELLEQNYTTAAFGDIFLEDLKVYREKQLEPFGLKAVFPLWKKDTKQLLTEFIDSGFKTITVCVNGTKLDKSFVGRVIDHDFIKELPDDVDPCGENGEFHTFCFDASYFKKPVDFTIGETIYREYDNHGTKTGYWFCDLLP
- a CDS encoding DUF7935 family protein, whose translation is MDFTKFIDVLAYTLPSIIVGFVAYYFFDTQRKNDEGRRRYLLHKDAQKHAMPLRLQAYERLVLFLERINPSKLLIRIAPQSSNKLDYEDYVIAQIEQEYEHNLTQQIYISAESWDIITTAKNATIQMIRKASMSEKVDSANKLREVILTDLFDKQSPSSVAVAYLKNEVAEMWQ
- a CDS encoding ATP-dependent helicase; this encodes MERYISQLNEAQRAPVLQKDGPMIVIAGAGSGKTRVLTMRIAYLMAQGVDAFNILALTFTNKAAREMKKRIADIVGNSEAKNLWMGTFHSIFAKILRFEADKLGYPSNFTIYDSQDSIRLIGSIIKEMQLDKDVYKPKQVLSRISTYKNSLITVKAYYNNPELQEADAMSKKPRLGEIYEQYVERCFKSGAMDFDDLLLRTNELLNRFPDVLMKYQDRFRYILVDEYQDTNHSQYLIVRALSDRFQNICVVGDDAQSIYAFRGANINNILNFQKDYDNVQMYRLEQNYRSSRNIVEAANSIIDKNKTKLDKVVWTANEDGPKIKVHRSLTDGEEGRFVASTIFEEKMQQQLKNGSFAVLYRTNAQSRAIEDALRKRDIPYRIYGGLSFYQRKEIKDVLGYLRLVINPKDEEALVRVINYPARGIGGTTIEKLTVAANHYKRSIFEVMENIDRIDLRLNAGTKNKIQDFVTMIKSFQIINETQDAFYLAEHVTKKTGLIQELKKDATPEGIARIENIEELLNGIRDFIEGQKEVDGARGALSEFLEDVALATDMDKDTGDDDRVALMTIHLAKGLEFPHVFIVGMEEDLFPSAMSMNTRSELEEERRLFYVALTRAEHQAYLTYAQSRYRWGKLVDSEPSRFIEEITDSFLEYLTPVETNYRYKPMINNDIFGDVDKSKLRLNKPTNGIPPKWVTDNDPKPDSGIRRLKPMSSGSAPASSGPAMPDSKLAVGNVVMHERFGKGQVLNIEGAGPDKKAEIKFDVGGIKKLLLRFAKLDVIG
- a CDS encoding L-threonylcarbamoyladenylate synthase, which encodes MAQFIKIYPENPNEREIAKVIKILKDGGLIIYPTDTVYGLGCDITNSKALEKIARIKGIKLDKANFSFICSDLSNLSDYVKQIDTSTFKILKRSLPGPYTFILPGNNNLPKEFKKKNTVGIRIPDNNIALEIVRQLGNPIVSTSIHDDDEILEYSTDPELIFEKWQNLVDAVIDGGYGDNVASTIIDLSGDEPELVREGKGDPDIF
- a CDS encoding YtxH domain-containing protein; translation: MSNKKVVLGIAAGVAALAVVGVMLKRKGYLDGACEKAEELGKDLRNKYKDVKESARRKFDEVVHKGGEIADNMKNKAENTAKNIDPATN